One Drosophila virilis strain 15010-1051.87 chromosome 5, Dvir_AGI_RSII-ME, whole genome shotgun sequence DNA window includes the following coding sequences:
- the qkr58E-1 gene encoding KH domain-containing, RNA-binding, signal transduction-associated protein 2 isoform X1 → MPRDYDRDYNEDTAADYKRKRRDDEAAGAGGAADAPEVDGSHGHTTSHAPLHDTPQLNEKTNAYLQECLMEKKTLEKKNVITKRLLDDEVEKILVSGRIPKPEIYANVYSEKPIRVAQKVLFPIKEYPKFNFVGKILGPKGNTLRQLQEETMCKMVVMGRNSMRDHGKEEELRSSGNPKYAHLSRDLHVEISTVAPPAEAYHRLGYALCEIRKFMIPDANDDIRLEQLREMDGKERMYKKSHHYSKSYGEHGAYSTRTPPPATSKPKVYSILEKARYVMDDPNYGIVKAHRSRDHELYDHHGEYDRYATPPPPQTSKHSSHHAQYDSSSYERDYRREYHPHSSSSSYAAAYTAKPSNGRSSSSYRPTTSGSGSHSSAHYETGSRSRESVRYRSAPYPKMR, encoded by the exons atgccGCGCGACTACGACAGAGACTACAATGAGGACACCGCGGCCGACTACAAGCGCAAGCGACGTGATGATGAGGCAGCCGGCGCCGGCGGCGCAGCAGACGCTCCCGAAGTAGATGGCAGCCATGGGCACACAACTAGCCACGCCCCATTGCATGACACGCCACAGCTGAACGAGAAGACAAACGCGTACCTGCAAGAGTGCTTAATGGAGAAAAAAACACtcgaaaagaaaaatgttataACAAAGCGTCTGCTGGACGATG AAGTGGAGAAAATCTTGGTCAGTGGTCGCATTCCTAAGCCAGAGATATACGCGAATGTTTACAGCGAGAAGCCAATTAGGGTGGCCCAAAAGGTGCTGTTTCCAATCAAAGAGTATCCGAAATTCAATTTCGTTGGCAAAATACTGGGGCCCAAGGGCAACACGCTGCGCCAGCTGCAGGAGGAGACCATGTGCAAAATGGTCGTTATGGGCCGCAATTCGATGCGGGATCACGGCAAGGAGGAGGAGCTGCGCAGCTCTGGCAATCCAAAATATGCACACCTCAGCAGAGATCTGCACGTAGAGATATCAACAGTAGCGCCACCAGCTGAGGCATACCATCGACTGGGATATGCCCTATGTGAAATACGTAAATTCATGATACCTGACGCCAACGATGACATTCGTCTAGAGCAATTACGCGAAATGGACGGCAAGGAGCGCATGTATAAGAAATCTCATCACTACTCCAAGTCGTATGGTGAACATGGCGCCTATAGCACTCG cACACCACCGCCAGCCACATCTAAGCCAAAGGTGTATTCCATTCTCGAAAAGGCGCGCTATGTAATGGACGATCCCAATTATGGGATTGTTAAAGCTCATAG GTCCCGGGATCACGAGCTATACGATCATCATGGCGAATACGATCGATATGCGACCCCGCCCCCGCCGCAGACGTCGAAGCATTCAAGTCATCACGCCCAGTACGACAGCAGCTCATATGAGCGTGACTATCGTCGGGAATATCATCCGCACTCGTCTTCATCATCGTATGCGGCGGCCTACACAG CAAAACCAAGCAACGGTCGTTCTTCATCGTCATATAGACCAACGACATCGGGCTCGGGATCACATTCATCGGCACACTATGAAACTGGATCACGGTCTCGTGAAAGCGTGCGTTATCGCTCGGCTCCATATCCAAAAATGCGCTAA
- the qkr58E-1 gene encoding KH domain-containing, RNA-binding, signal transduction-associated protein 2 isoform X2, producing the protein MPRDYDRDYNEDTAADYKRKRRDDEAAGAGGAADAPEVDGSHGHTTSHAPLHDTPQLNEKTNAYLQECLMEKKTLEKKNVITKRLLDDEVEKILVSGRIPKPEIYANVYSEKPIRVAQKVLFPIKEYPKFNFVGKILGPKGNTLRQLQEETMCKMVVMGRNSMRDHGKEEELRSSGNPKYAHLSRDLHVEISTVAPPAEAYHRLGYALCEIRKFMIPDANDDIRLEQLREMDGKERMYKKSHHYSKSYGEHGAYSTRSRDHELYDHHGEYDRYATPPPPQTSKHSSHHAQYDSSSYERDYRREYHPHSSSSSYAAAYTAKPSNGRSSSSYRPTTSGSGSHSSAHYETGSRSRESVRYRSAPYPKMR; encoded by the exons atgccGCGCGACTACGACAGAGACTACAATGAGGACACCGCGGCCGACTACAAGCGCAAGCGACGTGATGATGAGGCAGCCGGCGCCGGCGGCGCAGCAGACGCTCCCGAAGTAGATGGCAGCCATGGGCACACAACTAGCCACGCCCCATTGCATGACACGCCACAGCTGAACGAGAAGACAAACGCGTACCTGCAAGAGTGCTTAATGGAGAAAAAAACACtcgaaaagaaaaatgttataACAAAGCGTCTGCTGGACGATG AAGTGGAGAAAATCTTGGTCAGTGGTCGCATTCCTAAGCCAGAGATATACGCGAATGTTTACAGCGAGAAGCCAATTAGGGTGGCCCAAAAGGTGCTGTTTCCAATCAAAGAGTATCCGAAATTCAATTTCGTTGGCAAAATACTGGGGCCCAAGGGCAACACGCTGCGCCAGCTGCAGGAGGAGACCATGTGCAAAATGGTCGTTATGGGCCGCAATTCGATGCGGGATCACGGCAAGGAGGAGGAGCTGCGCAGCTCTGGCAATCCAAAATATGCACACCTCAGCAGAGATCTGCACGTAGAGATATCAACAGTAGCGCCACCAGCTGAGGCATACCATCGACTGGGATATGCCCTATGTGAAATACGTAAATTCATGATACCTGACGCCAACGATGACATTCGTCTAGAGCAATTACGCGAAATGGACGGCAAGGAGCGCATGTATAAGAAATCTCATCACTACTCCAAGTCGTATGGTGAACATGGCGCCTATAGCACTCG GTCCCGGGATCACGAGCTATACGATCATCATGGCGAATACGATCGATATGCGACCCCGCCCCCGCCGCAGACGTCGAAGCATTCAAGTCATCACGCCCAGTACGACAGCAGCTCATATGAGCGTGACTATCGTCGGGAATATCATCCGCACTCGTCTTCATCATCGTATGCGGCGGCCTACACAG CAAAACCAAGCAACGGTCGTTCTTCATCGTCATATAGACCAACGACATCGGGCTCGGGATCACATTCATCGGCACACTATGAAACTGGATCACGGTCTCGTGAAAGCGTGCGTTATCGCTCGGCTCCATATCCAAAAATGCGCTAA
- the PolE4 gene encoding DNA polymerase epsilon subunit 4 codes for MASEDLFQNDYSEEPDLGQDFDKGDEMNIDAAEHGAEEVEQAIEQTNIPSSANVDPPASTTTEQAKTSNANKTSEHEHDAKLTQLPMARIRNIMKLDPDLQIASNEAVFAVTKAVELFIESLAREAFTYTAQAKKKTVQKRDVDLAISAVDSLMFLDGALNF; via the exons ATGGCAAGTGAGGATTTGTTTCAAAATGATTACTCCGAGGAACCCGATCTGGGGCAGGACTTTGATAAAGGCGATGAAATGAATATAGACGCGGCTGAACATGGCGCTGAAGAGGTTGAGCAGGCGATTGAGCAAACTAACATACCGAGCTCCGCGAATGTTGATCCTCCGGCTTCCACGACCACTGAACAGGCAAAAACAA GCAATGCCAACAAGACGTCAGAGCACGAACATGACGCAAAACTCACACAGCTGCCGATGGCTCGCATTCGAAATATAATGAAACTGGATCCAGATCTCCAAATCGCCTCAAATGAGGCTGTTTTTGCCGTAACAAAAGCCGTGGAATTGTTCATTGAATCGTTAGCGCGCGAGGCCTTCACCTATACGGCTCAGGCCAAGAAGAAGACCGTACAGAAGCGAGACGTGGATCTGGCCATATCCGCTGTGGACAGTCTTATGTTCTTGGATGGTGCATTGAATTTTTAA
- the qkr58E-3 gene encoding KH domain-containing, RNA-binding, signal transduction-associated protein 3 isoform X1: MDNSNSEFSEKPAPHEHQPRLNEVAQKFLADLDEERQRLSAEFPLCALLIDEAVDRVYCTGRIPGREFYADVYKQKPMKITQKVFVPVKQYPKFNFTGKILGPKGNSLRRLQDETQCKIAIKGRSSIRDRSKEEQLRNSGDPRYAHLQKDLFLEVSTVATPAECYARIAYALAEIRKYLIPDKNDEVSHEQLRELMEMDPESAKNIHGPNLEAYRSVFDKKFGGSSGAPKYLNLIKRTAENPPEAEEAEEVAYEYDHRMPKRSAPSGYEYTKPRPSIIPTNAAAYKRPQPYQTDMKRMREPPIKSYKPNTYTILKKYK; encoded by the exons ATGGATAATTCGAATAGTGAATTTAGTGAAAAACCAGCCCCACATGAGCATCAGCCGCGCTTAAATGAAGTAGCACAGAAATTCTTGGCCGATTTAGATGAGGAACGCCAGCGCCTGTCCGCCGAGTTCCCATTATGTGCCTTGCTAATTGACGaag CCGTGGACCGTGTGTACTGCACAGGTCGCATACCTGGCCGCGAGTTTTACGCCGACGTTTACAAACAGAAGCCAATGAAAATAACACAAAAGGTGTTCGTGCCAGTCAAACAATACCCAAAG TTCAATTTCACTGGAAAGATTCTGGGTCCCAAAGGCAATTCACTGCGTCGCCTGCAAGATGAAACACAATGCAAGATTGCCATTAAAGGGCGCAGCTCCATACGTGACCGCAGCAAGGAGGAGCAGCTGCGAAATTCTGGAGATCCGCGCTATGCTCATCTACAAAAGGACCTCTTCCTAGAAGTCAGCACTGTGGCCACGCCAGCTGAGTGCTATGCACGCATCGCTTACGCCCTGGCCGAGATCCGTAAGTATCTAATTCCAGACAAAAACGACGAAGTCTCACATGAACAGTTGCGCGAGCTTATGGAAATGGATCCAGAGTCTGCCAAAAACATTCACGGGCCCAATCTGGAGGCATACAG ATCCGTTTTTGACAAGAAGTTCggtggcagcagcggcgcaCCGAAATACTTGAATCTTATCAAGAGAACAGCGGAAAATCCGCCCGA AGCTGAGGAGGCTGAAGAGGTGGCCTACGAGTATGATCATCGCATGCCCAAGCGTAGCGCACCATCGGGCTATGAATACACCAAAC CACGCCCATCAATAATACCAACAAACGCAGCTGCATATAAACGGCCTCAGCCATACCAAACTGACATGAAACGTATGCGCGAACCACCCATCAAGTCTTATAAACCGAATACGTACACCATTCtgaaaaagtataaataa
- the qkr58E-3 gene encoding KH domain-containing, RNA-binding, signal transduction-associated protein 3 isoform X2 translates to MDNSNSEFSEKPAPHEHQPRLNEVAQKFLADLDEERQRLSAEFPLCALLIDEAVDRVYCTGRIPGREFYADVYKQKPMKITQKVFVPVKQYPKFNFTGKILGPKGNSLRRLQDETQCKIAIKGRSSIRDRSKEEQLRNSGDPRYAHLQKDLFLEVSTVATPAECYARIAYALAEIRKYLIPDKNDEVSHEQLRELMEMDPESAKNIHGPNLEAYRSVFDKKFGGSSGAPKYLNLIKRTAENPPEAEEAEEVAYEYDHRMPKRSAPSGYEYTKPG, encoded by the exons ATGGATAATTCGAATAGTGAATTTAGTGAAAAACCAGCCCCACATGAGCATCAGCCGCGCTTAAATGAAGTAGCACAGAAATTCTTGGCCGATTTAGATGAGGAACGCCAGCGCCTGTCCGCCGAGTTCCCATTATGTGCCTTGCTAATTGACGaag CCGTGGACCGTGTGTACTGCACAGGTCGCATACCTGGCCGCGAGTTTTACGCCGACGTTTACAAACAGAAGCCAATGAAAATAACACAAAAGGTGTTCGTGCCAGTCAAACAATACCCAAAG TTCAATTTCACTGGAAAGATTCTGGGTCCCAAAGGCAATTCACTGCGTCGCCTGCAAGATGAAACACAATGCAAGATTGCCATTAAAGGGCGCAGCTCCATACGTGACCGCAGCAAGGAGGAGCAGCTGCGAAATTCTGGAGATCCGCGCTATGCTCATCTACAAAAGGACCTCTTCCTAGAAGTCAGCACTGTGGCCACGCCAGCTGAGTGCTATGCACGCATCGCTTACGCCCTGGCCGAGATCCGTAAGTATCTAATTCCAGACAAAAACGACGAAGTCTCACATGAACAGTTGCGCGAGCTTATGGAAATGGATCCAGAGTCTGCCAAAAACATTCACGGGCCCAATCTGGAGGCATACAG ATCCGTTTTTGACAAGAAGTTCggtggcagcagcggcgcaCCGAAATACTTGAATCTTATCAAGAGAACAGCGGAAAATCCGCCCGA AGCTGAGGAGGCTGAAGAGGTGGCCTACGAGTATGATCATCGCATGCCCAAGCGTAGCGCACCATCGGGCTATGAATACACCAAAC CTGGCTGA